One part of the Nocardioides zeae genome encodes these proteins:
- a CDS encoding helix-turn-helix transcriptional regulator, with amino-acid sequence MSSSDAPGWTFLSNHGHVLVALSRDPAARIREIAAVVGITERAAQAILKDLEVAGYVTKEKVGRRNAYSLNTDLRLRHPAETETSVRDLLDIFA; translated from the coding sequence ATGTCGTCGAGCGATGCGCCGGGGTGGACGTTCCTCAGCAACCACGGTCACGTCCTGGTCGCCCTGAGCAGGGATCCCGCGGCGCGCATCCGGGAGATCGCCGCCGTCGTGGGCATCACCGAGCGCGCGGCCCAGGCGATCCTCAAGGACCTCGAGGTCGCGGGCTACGTCACGAAGGAGAAGGTCGGGCGGCGCAACGCCTACAGCCTCAACACCGACCTCCGCCTGCGCCACCCCGCCGAGACCGAGACCTCCGTCCGGGACCTGCTCGACATCTTCGCCTGA
- a CDS encoding FecCD family ABC transporter permease, producing the protein MSILDHAPTPSAAAAAPLDDHDADLLGLGAQRRRTALWVLGLTAALVGTLVVGVGAGPVAVSPGDSFRIVLHHLTGLGDVTWESRHDAIVWQIRAPRVVLGAAVGAGLAMAGVVLQAMVRNILADPYVLGINSGASCGAAGAILFGAGAAFGDYALQGSAFLGALVASALVFLVARSAGRITSVRLLMAGVAIGYALSAATSFLIFASDSAEGARSVMFWLLGSLGLAGWNGPLAVVVAVVAAAAALLVLTGRRLDALVVGDETALTLGIHPERFRSLLLIGVSLLVGVLVAMAGSIGFVGLVIPHLARRLVGGAHRAVVPVAALLGAILLVWADVLARTLLAPQEIPIGIITALVGAPFLLFLVRRFQAVPS; encoded by the coding sequence GTGAGCATCCTCGACCACGCCCCCACTCCGTCGGCCGCCGCGGCGGCACCGCTCGACGACCACGACGCCGACCTGCTGGGCCTGGGCGCCCAACGCCGCCGGACGGCCCTGTGGGTGCTCGGACTGACCGCCGCGCTCGTCGGGACGCTCGTGGTCGGCGTGGGCGCCGGGCCGGTCGCGGTCTCCCCCGGCGACTCGTTCCGCATCGTCCTGCACCACCTCACGGGGCTCGGCGACGTCACGTGGGAGTCCCGCCACGACGCGATCGTCTGGCAGATCCGCGCGCCGCGGGTCGTCCTCGGCGCGGCCGTCGGGGCCGGGCTCGCGATGGCGGGCGTCGTGCTCCAGGCGATGGTGCGCAACATCCTGGCCGACCCCTACGTGCTCGGCATCAACTCGGGCGCGAGCTGCGGGGCGGCGGGCGCCATCCTCTTCGGTGCGGGTGCCGCCTTCGGCGACTACGCCCTCCAGGGCAGCGCGTTCCTCGGGGCGCTGGTCGCCTCGGCCCTCGTGTTCCTCGTCGCCCGCTCCGCGGGGCGGATCACCTCGGTCCGGCTCCTCATGGCGGGGGTGGCCATCGGCTACGCGCTGTCCGCGGCCACCAGCTTCCTCATCTTCGCCTCCGACTCCGCCGAGGGCGCGCGGTCGGTGATGTTCTGGCTGCTCGGGTCGCTGGGCCTGGCCGGCTGGAACGGACCGCTGGCCGTGGTCGTCGCGGTGGTCGCGGCCGCCGCCGCCCTGCTCGTGCTCACCGGCCGCCGTCTCGACGCACTCGTCGTCGGCGACGAGACCGCCCTCACCCTCGGCATCCACCCCGAGCGGTTCCGGAGCCTCCTCCTCATCGGCGTCTCGCTGCTCGTGGGCGTGCTCGTCGCGATGGCCGGCAGCATCGGGTTCGTCGGTCTCGTCATCCCCCACCTCGCACGCCGCCTCGTCGGCGGCGCCCACCGCGCCGTCGTGCCCGTGGCCGCGCTCCTCGGCGCGATCCTCCTGGTCTGGGCGGACGTGCTGGCCCGCACGCTCCTGGCACCCCAGGAGATCCCGATCGGCATCATCACCGCGCTCGTCGGCGCCCCCTTCCTGCTGTTCCTCGTCCGCCGCTTCCAGGCCGTGCCCTCGTGA
- a CDS encoding class I SAM-dependent methyltransferase, translating to MNQTTTAPHGGALQQRLDDYWTSRAAAYHRRQVEGDRAALDRELWTRVWRDALGPRPLRVLDVGTGSGYVAHVLAELGHDVLGLDSADGMLAEARRDAEGRRREGRPAARFVRGDAVRPGDTDEVRDAPYDAVTSRYLLWTLREPVDALRAWSALVRPGGTIACVDANWYPGGIDRGVAVESAAGPDAFGRTYDLGAEAALPLATAADVDAFVATFEAAGLVDVRTERLDEVAELDRRFGVSPGHESRPQHLVTGRVPLTLA from the coding sequence ATGAACCAGACGACGACCGCCCCGCACGGGGGCGCCCTCCAGCAGCGCCTCGACGACTACTGGACGAGCCGCGCCGCGGCGTACCACCGCCGCCAGGTCGAGGGCGACCGGGCGGCGCTCGACCGCGAGCTCTGGACGCGGGTGTGGCGCGACGCGCTCGGTCCGCGGCCGCTGCGGGTGCTCGACGTCGGCACCGGGTCGGGCTACGTCGCCCACGTGCTCGCCGAGCTCGGCCACGACGTCCTCGGCCTCGACAGCGCGGACGGCATGCTCGCCGAGGCCCGCCGCGATGCCGAGGGACGACGCCGCGAGGGCCGGCCGGCCGCGCGGTTCGTGCGCGGTGACGCCGTGCGCCCCGGGGACACCGACGAGGTCCGGGACGCGCCGTACGACGCGGTCACCAGCCGCTACCTGCTCTGGACGCTGCGGGAGCCGGTGGACGCGCTCCGCGCCTGGAGCGCCCTGGTGCGACCCGGCGGCACGATCGCCTGCGTCGACGCGAACTGGTACCCCGGCGGCATCGACCGCGGCGTCGCGGTCGAGTCGGCCGCCGGGCCGGACGCCTTCGGCCGCACCTACGACCTCGGCGCGGAGGCGGCGCTCCCCCTGGCGACCGCCGCCGACGTGGACGCCTTCGTCGCGACGTTCGAGGCCGCCGGCCTCGTCGACGTGCGCACCGAGCGGCTCGACGAGGTCGCCGAGCTCGACCGGCGCTTCGGCGTGTCCCCCGGCCACGAGTCGCGACCGCAGCACCTCGTGACGGGGCGGGTCCCCCTCACCCTCGCCTGA
- a CDS encoding ABC transporter substrate-binding protein: MSHPPSATVRRTATTAAAVLLLAPLAACGTEGDDVAISVENCGDTVELDGAPERVVMLKSAAAVTLHRLDVLDRVVARAGVYPADYYDADTLAAIEDVPLLTDRTDTSGHLQISREEVVAQTPDLVLGQTDTVTRDTLAANDVALVEEPAFCGSLDGDATFDDVYDQVRLYGEVFERADEADAYVAELEERVAAIEARVPADEDRSVAVLYPTVGGGVTYAYGRGSMSAPLVEAAGLENVFGDVGDRVFEVSAEEIVARDPDVVILLRSDGDPAEVTEALTSLPGADTLRAVQTDAVLPLLLNHAEPPTPLAVDGLELVVDFLEQTR; encoded by the coding sequence GTGAGCCACCCGCCCAGCGCGACCGTCCGCCGTACCGCCACGACCGCCGCGGCGGTGCTCCTGCTCGCGCCGCTCGCCGCGTGCGGCACGGAGGGCGACGACGTCGCCATCTCCGTCGAGAACTGCGGCGACACGGTCGAGCTCGACGGCGCGCCCGAGCGGGTCGTGATGCTGAAGAGCGCCGCCGCCGTGACGCTCCACCGGCTCGACGTGCTCGACCGCGTGGTGGCGCGGGCGGGGGTCTACCCGGCGGACTACTACGACGCGGACACCCTCGCCGCCATCGAGGACGTCCCGCTGCTGACCGACCGCACCGACACCAGCGGTCACCTCCAGATCTCGCGGGAGGAGGTCGTCGCCCAGACGCCCGACCTCGTGCTGGGCCAGACGGACACCGTCACGCGGGACACGCTGGCCGCCAACGACGTCGCACTGGTCGAGGAGCCCGCGTTCTGCGGGTCGCTCGACGGCGACGCGACCTTCGACGACGTCTACGACCAGGTGCGGCTGTACGGCGAGGTGTTCGAGCGTGCCGACGAGGCGGACGCCTACGTGGCGGAGCTCGAGGAGCGGGTCGCGGCCATCGAGGCCCGCGTGCCGGCCGACGAGGACCGCAGCGTCGCCGTGCTCTACCCGACCGTCGGCGGCGGCGTGACCTACGCCTACGGACGCGGCTCGATGTCCGCCCCGCTCGTGGAGGCCGCTGGCCTCGAGAACGTCTTCGGCGACGTCGGCGACCGGGTGTTCGAGGTCAGCGCCGAGGAGATCGTCGCGCGCGACCCCGACGTCGTCATCCTGCTCCGCAGCGACGGCGACCCGGCCGAGGTCACCGAGGCCCTCACCTCCCTCCCGGGTGCGGACACCCTGCGGGCCGTGCAGACCGACGCCGTCCTGCCGCTGCTGCTCAACCACGCCGAGCCGCCGACCCCGCTGGCCGTCGACGGCCTCGAGCTGGTCGTCGACTTCCTGGAGCAGACCCGGTGA
- a CDS encoding ABC transporter ATP-binding protein, which produces MIEARGVTHRYGDVVVVDGVDLRVPAGATVGLVGPNGSGKTTLLRTLYGSLQPADGRVELDGADIGAVSRTALARQVAVVVQEHSGDLPMRVADLVLLGRLPHQGLSSRPTAHDRDVAAAALRRVGALHLATREYAGLSGGEKQRVLIARALTQEAEHLLLDEPTNHLDIRYQHEVLDLVATLPASVVVVLHDLNLAARYCDHLVLLEAGRVVAQGTPDEVLVPEVLEPVYGVEVRRVDLDGELHLLFRKATTGIDVRKSA; this is translated from the coding sequence GTGATCGAGGCGCGGGGCGTCACCCACCGCTACGGCGACGTCGTCGTCGTGGACGGCGTCGACCTCCGGGTGCCGGCGGGCGCGACCGTGGGGCTCGTCGGCCCCAACGGCAGCGGCAAGACGACGCTGCTGCGGACGCTGTACGGCTCGCTCCAGCCCGCCGACGGGCGGGTCGAGCTCGACGGGGCCGACATCGGGGCCGTCTCCCGCACCGCCCTGGCCCGCCAGGTCGCGGTCGTCGTCCAGGAGCACAGCGGCGACCTGCCGATGCGGGTCGCCGACCTCGTGCTCCTCGGCCGGCTGCCCCACCAGGGCCTCTCGTCCCGGCCCACGGCGCACGACCGGGACGTCGCCGCGGCAGCGCTCCGCCGGGTGGGGGCGCTCCACCTCGCGACCCGGGAGTACGCCGGGCTGTCGGGCGGCGAGAAGCAGCGCGTGCTCATCGCGCGGGCCCTCACCCAGGAGGCCGAGCACCTCCTGCTCGACGAGCCCACCAACCACCTCGACATCCGCTACCAGCACGAGGTGCTCGACCTGGTCGCGACGCTGCCGGCCAGCGTGGTGGTCGTGCTCCACGACCTCAACCTCGCGGCGCGCTACTGCGACCACCTCGTGCTGCTCGAGGCGGGACGCGTCGTCGCCCAGGGCACCCCGGACGAGGTGCTGGTGCCCGAGGTCCTCGAACCCGTCTACGGGGTCGAGGTGCGCCGCGTCGACCTCGACGGCGAGCTCCACCTGCTGTTCCGCAAGGCCACCACCGGGATCGACGTGAGGAAGTCCGCATGA